From Salvelinus namaycush isolate Seneca chromosome 24, SaNama_1.0, whole genome shotgun sequence, one genomic window encodes:
- the LOC120019165 gene encoding SAYSvFN domain-containing protein 1-like: protein MQPITTPGSGSTLKSASWESTADKDAQELTKYQMPAVPQATGTLQCGDDCLLDCILGRRLGSRQLGFANRTLLKVLLWLVLLGLFAELAFGLPFFLISLFYWLYQGLRSPAKRQPGELSAYSVFNPDCQPLMGTLTAEQLDCEMGILQLTM from the exons ATGCAGCCCATAACAACACCTGGCAGTGGAAGCACTTTGAAGTCAGCCAGTTGGGAGTCAACAGCTGATAAAGACGCACAGGAGTTGACAAAATATCAGATGCCTGCTGTACCTCAGGCTACAGGGACTTTACAGTGTGGG GATGACTGTCTGCTGGACTGCATTCTGGGTCGAAGGCTTGGTTCAAGGCAACTTGGTTTTGCAAACCGGACTTTGCTGAAGGTGTTGCTTTGGCTGGTTCTGCTTGGGCTGTTCGCTGAGCTGGCCTTCGGGTTGCCTTTCTTCCTAATCTCCCTCTTCTActggctctaccaggggctgCGGAGCCCAGCTAAACGTCAACCTGGAGAACTGAGCGCTTACTCAGTATTCAACCCTGACTGTCAGCCTCTCATGGGCACCCTCACAGCAGAGCAGTTGGACTGTGAAATGGGAATACTTCAGCTAACCATGTAA
- the LOC120019168 gene encoding SAYSvFN domain-containing protein 1-like, with protein sequence MEQKLAEFRARRRADVAARKSESFQKQPINSSDNGSTLKLDSCQSSTADPDTQELTDSPISAVHQATRTKHWGDDWLLESTLGQWLGSKRLAFTNLTLLKVLLWLVLLGLFAELEFGLPFFLISLFYWLYEGLRSPTARQPGEMSAYSVFNPDCQPLLGALTAEQLEGEMGYRPLANR encoded by the exons ATGGAGCAAAAGCTTGCGGAGTTCAGGGCCCGAAGAAGGGCTGATGTGGCCGCTAGGAAGAGCGAATCTTTTCAAAAACAACCCATAAACTCATCGGACAATGGCAGCACTTTGAAGTTGGACAGTTGCCAGTCATCAACAGCTGATCCAGACACACAGGAGTTGACAGATAGTCCAATCTCTGCTGTCCATCAGGCTACAAGGACTAAACATTGGGGG GATGACTGGCTGCTGGAGAGCACTCTGGGTCAATGGCTTGGTTCAAAGCGACTGGCTTTCACAAATCTGACTTTGCTGAAGGTGTTGCTTTGGCTGGTTCTACTTGGGCTGTTCGCGGAACTGGAATTCGGGTTGCCTTTCTTCCTAATCTCCCTCTTCTACTGGCTGTATGAGGGGCTGCGGAGCCCAACTGCACGCCAACCTGGAGAAATGAGTGCTTACTCAGTGTTCAACCCAGACTGTCAGCCTCTCCTGGGTGCACTTACAGCTGAGcagctagagggagagatgggctACAGACCACTGGCCAACAGATGA